In Flavobacterium sp. GSB-24, the genomic window GGATTTCTTCCTGAATTTTCTTCCTGCAGCAAACCTGCAAAAATTCGAATTTTTCGTAAAGGTTCTTGAAGGTCGTGACTGGCTACATATGCAAATTGTGCTAGTTCTTCGTTAGAATGTTTCAAGGCATAGTTGGTCTGCTCCAAATCTAAATTAGAAGCCTGCAGCTCTTGTAAAACATTTTCAAGTTCTCTGGTTCTAAGTGCTACTTCAATCTCCAGTTCCAATTGCAGTTCACGCTGAATCGTAATGTCTTGTGCTGTCCCGCTAATTGTTAGTGGTTTGCCCTCTATATCAAAATACGTTTGCCCAACAGCATGAATTACCTTTTCCTTTCCGCTTTCTCCATGAATAATGCGGTATTCAGCTTCGTACTTTCCGCTAGATCCTGCTTGTTGTGCGGCAAAGAAAGCCTCTGTTACCCGTTTATGATCTGAAGGCTTGATAAGCGCTTGTATATCTTGAGATGATACATGAGTACCATTAAGTCCAAACATTTCGGCATGGCGTTCAGAAACGGTGCTCATTCTTGTATTGACATCCATTGACCATGTACCTAACTGTGCTAGTTCTACAGCAGATCGAAGTGCTTCCTCAGCTTGTTCAATTTTCTTAATTGCATTGATCTCTGTTGTAACATCAGAACTTACATACAGTACCGCATATACTTCACCCTTACTATCCATCAAAGGCGTAAGACTTATATTGTGATACTGCGGCGTTTCTTCTGTAGTATGGATATCTGCTACCCCATTGGCAGCCAAATGTTCTCCACTGCGATAAACCTCTTGTACGGCTTTTATAAATTCAGGAGAACTTCCTTCCAAGACTGTAATTAAAGATTGTTGCTCTATTGAATCTCCTTTATTTATTTTCTTTATAAAGGGTTCATTTGCATTCTCAATAATTAAATCTTCGCCTACAAATAAACTTATAGATACAGGCGCAGCTGCTAATACTGAACGAAGTTTAGATTCGCTTTCTCGAAGTGCAATCTCCGTTAATTTACTCTGTGTGATATCAGTAGCATGAACAATTAAGCCAATTACTTTTCCTTCGTTATTTTTATGCGGCGTATATACAATACTAAGCCATCTGGTAACTCCCATTCTCGAAGGAGCAAACATTTCATATTTCTCCTGCTCACCTCCGTAAGCGACCTCAAGATGCGGAAGTGTTTTTGCATAGGCAGCTTCTCCTAAAAACTCCCGTACACTTTTACCAATGGCTTCATGTTCATTTACAGAGAACCACTCCATAAATACACTGTTATAAGTTTGATAACGCTGTTCTTCGTCCAGATAAAAAATCATGGCCGGAACAGTATCTCTTAATAACTGCAGATGGGCTTCACTATCTTCCATTGCTTTTTGTGCCATAACCTGTGCCGTGACATCAATAGCAATATCTAAAATTGCATAAATCTCTCCTGCCTTGTTGCGCAGTGGTGTATACGAAATATTATAATAATTATCATTAAGGACTCCATTCTGGTTTATTTTGACCAGCGAAGCAGGTGAAATAAAAGGAACTCCCGTAGTAAAAATATCATCGAGTATTTTAAGGTACGCTTGGCCTTCAGTTATCAATTCTGGCATAGCCTCTCGCAGCGGAAGTCCTTTAATATCTGGTCCTTTACCTACTATATCAATAAAAGTCTGGTTAGGATATTCTATAATAAGATCCCTGCCAACAAATAGACCTATACCAGCGGGAGCGGCAGCAATCAGGGTTTTTAATTTGGTTTCGCTCTCCTCTACTTCACGGCGGCTTAGGACCTGTTGCGTTACGTCGGTAGCTACTACTAATAAAACTGTTGCATCTCCAAGCGCATTGTTGTTAAGCTGATAAGTTAAGTCAACATACACATCTTCGAGCCTGCCTTTGCGGAGCAATTCTACTTCTACTTCTTTGGCAATATAGGCATTACCTGTTTGGATCACTTGCCTTAGAAGGTCGTCAAATCCCTGACCTTTTAGTTCTGGAAGTGCCTCCAAAAGTGGTTTCCCAATAATTTCATGAGGCTGGCGCCCTACCAATTCACAATAAAATTTATTAGCATTTTGAAAAATCAAATCTTCTTCTATACTAATAGTAGCAATACCTACAGGTGACTGTTCGAACATTGTTACCAACTCATCCTGACGTGCTATTATTTCCTGCTGGGCCCTAAATGATGAGGTAACATCAGAAGCCATAACCAGAATAGCATAAACAGTATTTTTCTCATCACGCAAAGGTGTAAGGGAGTAATCGAAATACTGTTCTAGATTCGATTTTTCGTTTCGAATTCTGATTCCAGAAATTTTATATTCTTCTCCCGTTACATAAACTTCATTGAGCTTTCTATATAAATCCTCGTAATCTTTACCTGAAAAGACTTCTTTTATCTTCTTACCGATAATAGCAATGTCTTTTGACCAGTATTCCATCATTGCATCGTTGACCAATTCAATATAAAATTCACTGCTACGAAATAAAGCAGTGCCAACAGGAGCTTTTTCAATAAGTGCACGAAAACGAAGTTCACTGACCTGCAATTGTTTTTCTTTTTCTTTTTCGGCGGTTATATCTATAGCAATTGCTGTAATATATTTTTCTCCCGCTACATCTTTCACTAAAGAAATACTATTGTTAACCCAAATGACAGAACCGTCTTTACAGATGTAGCGTTTGGTAATTAGAAAATCCTTTCCATTTGCAATACAATCTTTTAAAAGGATCATATTGTTTTCTAAATCATCAGGATGAGTTAGTTCTCCCAGATTCATTTTTAATATTTCCTCTCTGCTGTAACCCAGCATTTGACAGTAGCGATCATTAACTTCTATTACCCGCCCTTCAATATTGGCTTGTGCAATTCCTGCATTTGACTGCATTAAAACGCTGTTGAGCTGTGATCGAACAGATCCAGATTCTATAAGATCGGGAATAATTGCTGAATTTTCTGTACAGGTGACAAAAACACCTTCAATTGTATTATTGGAATTGAAAATAGTACTATATCCCAGAGTCAGGTATACGCGTTGTGAAACGTTATTTCTATTGAGAACTGTTACAATATTAGATTCAGATCTAGAAATACCATCATCTATCATATTATAAATAGCATCAGACACACTTTTCCATTCCAGCGGCAAAGTTTCTTTTAATGATTTTCCTAAAGCATGCGGATGCTTTTCTGTACCAGAAAGAAAGGGGCGAAAAGAATCATTATAAAAAAAAATCTTGTCTTTTCCCCATACAACAAACATAGGAATACTCGAACCAAACATAATACTCAAAGCAGTACGAAGACTATTCGGCCAAGATTCTGTTTCTCCCAAAGAGGTATTACTCCATTTCATTTCCCTTACTAGGGTTCCTAATTCTCCTCCATTTTTTAGAAATGAATTTTCGAATTCTTTTTTACTTAACTGCACCTGCGAAATATTTTGTTTTAAGTGGAAAGATAAAGCAATTTTAATGAATGACCAATTTTTTAAAAGTCCAGTATCGAAAAATCATTAACTAAATTAACTGTAATTACTTGAGCAATTACGTTCAATAATATAAATAATAGATCATTTAGTTTATAAGTCATTCCCTATCTGTAAAAATTAACTTTAGTAAAAATTCTAAAAAATTAATCTTGTTCTGATGCCAAAAAAACACCTGATTCGTTGATGGTAATTTTTATTTATCTGACCTACTGGTAATTGTAGAACTATATATTGTAATATTATAAATACGTGACATTAGGATAATTTACATTTGATAAAAGAAAAATTACAACTTTTAACTAGCTAGAGATCTGACAAGTAAGGGTTATAATTTTTCAAAATTTCAAAGTATTTAACTAATAAGATATTTTATGAAAAATTTTCAAGACGAAAAACAACGCGATTTATCAATCAACAAATCAGATGGCACAAACAAATTTCTAACCACAGATCAAGGCCTTCGAATTAATGATGATAACAACTCGCTGAAAGCTGGAGAAAGAGGACCTTCTCTACTCGAGGATTTCATACTAAGGGAAAAAATAACGCATTTTGACCACGAAAGAATTCCAGAAAGAATTGTTCACGCACGAGGTTCAGGAGCACATGGTTTTTTTGAAGTAACCAATCCAATTCCAGAATTAACTAAAGCAGGTTTTCTTAAAGCAAAAGGTCTTAAAACGCCTGTATTTGCAAGATTTTCTACCGTTGCAGGATCAAGAGGCTCTACAGATCTTGCTAGAGACGCCAGAGGTTTCGCAGTTAAATTTTATACTCAAGAAGGTATTTATGATTTAGTTGCAAACAACATTCCTGTGTTTTTTATACAAGATGCCGCTAAATTTCCCGATCTTATTCACGCAGTAAAACCAGAACCTCATAATGAAATGCCGCAAGCTGCATCTGCGCATGATACTTTTTGGGATTTCATTTCATTAATGCCAGAATCCATGCACATGATCATGTGGGTAATGTCTGATCGCGCCATTCCGAGAAGTTATAGAATGATGGAAGGTTTTGGAGTGCACACGTTCAGATTGATCAACGAAAGAGAAGAATCTGTTTTTGTGAAATTTCACTGGAAACCTAAATTAGGAACTCACGCTGTTGCTTGGGATGAAGCGCAAAAAATTTCAGGAAAAAACCCAGATTTTCACAGAGAAGATCTTTGGGAAGCAATTGAAATGGGTAATTTCCCAGAATGGGAATTAGGCGTTCAGGTAATTCCTGCTGAAGATGAAAATAAGTATGAATTTGATCTTCTTGACCCAACAAAATTAGTTCCTGAAGAATTAGTTCCGGTAACTATTGTCGGCCGAATGGTTCTGAACAAAAATCCAGATAATTTCTTCGCAGAAACAGAACAAATTGCTTTTCACCCGGGTCATATTGTACCAGGAATTGATTTTAGTAATGATCCTCTTTTACAAGGACGCTTATTTTCGTATACCGATACACAGCTTTCTAGATTAGGAAGTCCAAATTTTCATGAAATCCCAATTAACAGAAGTGTCGCTCCAGTTCACAATAATCAACGTGACGGACATATGCGTCAGGAAATTAATAAAGGTCGCGTAAGTTATCATCCTAATTCGCTTGGCGGCGGCTGTCCTTATCAAGCAAAAATTGAACAAGGCGGTTTTGCAAGTTTTAATGAACGAGTTGATGCGCATAAAGTAAGAGAAAGAAGCGAGAGCTTCAATGATCATTTTGGGCAGGCAAAATTATTTTTTAACAGCCAAACCCCAGAAGAAAAAAGCCATATTGTAAAAGCATTGCGTTTTGAACTTGGGAAAGTAGAAACTACTGCCATAAGAGTTAGAATGTTAGGACTGCTTTCGCAAATTGATACCACTCTTGCTGAAAAAGTGGCTCTTGGACTTGGAGCTACTGTTCCGCCAATTTTGGAAACGCCGATTAATAAAGGTGTATCTCCTGAAAACGAAGGCGGTCCTCAAGAACCTCAAACTGTAGAATCTAGTGTTTCTGCTTCAGAAGCATTGAGCATGATTAAAAATCCAACAAATTCACCAACAATTGCTTCTAGAAAAGTAGCCATTATTTGTTCTGATGGCGTTTCTGAAGCTGCTGTTCTGAATATGAAAAAAGCACTTAAAAAAGAAGACGCTAAGGGATGTATTATTGCGCCACATTTAGGGTCAATTATAACTGATTCTGATGGTGCAATTGCTGCCGAATTTAGTTTTTTAACGGCTTCATCGGTATTATTTGATGCTGTTTACATTCCACACGGATTAGGATTAAATGCATTGGCAGAAAATGAAGATCTTCTAGAATTCGTTAATGACGCTTACAAACACTGTAAAGTTATTGGAGCAGATGGCGAAGCATCAGAAATCATCAGCAGCGCACCTTTTGCTTCAAAAATCACAAATGATGACGCTGGAATTATTATAACAAGCGATGTAGCAACTGAAGGATTTGCTCAAGATTTTATCGCTGCAATGACAATGCATCGTTTTTGGCAGCGTGAACCAAACTTATACAATTAATTTCAAAGAAAAAACACATGAAAAATTCAGAAAAACCTATAGAAAACAAAGCAGCAAAAAATAACAAGAATTTTGTTGAACCTGCATCAGACGCTGCAACAGAATTGAAAGATCTTTTTATTAACAGTCTTAAAGACATTTACTGGGCTGAAAATGCATTAGTAGGTGCTCTTCCAAAAATGGCTGACAACGCTACTGATCCAGGGCTTGCTAGTGCTGTATTAGAACATCTTGATGTCACAAAAAACCAAGTTAAAAGATTAGAACAAGTTTTTGATCTTTTAGGTGAAAAAGCCGAAGGAAAAAAATGTGAAGCAATGGCTGGACTTCTTAAAGAAGGAGACAGCATTCTTTTAGAAACTACTCCTGGAGCGGTGAGAGATGCTGGAATAATTGCCGCATCGCAAAAAATAGAACATTATGAAATTGCAACATACGGAACCTTAGTCGCTTTTGCCAAAACGCTGGGAGAGAATGATGCTGCAAAATTATTAACGCAAACTCTTGCAGAAGAAAAAGAAGCTGACTGCATACTGAATGATGTAGCTTTAAATGCAGTTAATATTGTAGCAGCCGAATAAACTTTTTCAAACATTTTAACTTATATTTTTCAATTTCACTAAAAAACATCTGTACAATGCAGATGTTTTTTTTTGATGAGTGCAGAGTAAACTACCAGCCAAATTATCCAAACAATTATTCAAGCATAAAACTTCCAATACTTAAACCTAACTAACTGTTAATTATACAATTAATACAAATACATATGTAAAATTATAGACATAAAGCAAGTGTACTTTTACAGTATAAAAATTTAAAAAAAATAACATTATGAATACTTCAAACACAAAAAAAAGCACTGATAGTGCTAAGGCATCAGATAAAAAAACTGATAAAAAAGAAAGTGCATCAAAAAGCAATTCTAAAGATGATTCTAAGAAAGATTCAAAAGTTGCTTCAGATACAAAAAAAGGAACAACCACAACTAAAAAATAGTGATGTATGAATTTAGATGAAAAAGAAAATTACGGGCAAAAAGACCAGTATTTTCAAAACGACCGAGATGAATATGAAGATCCAGATATTGATTTGCCTCCTGTAGATCATTCTATCACAGAAAATGCAGAACCAGATTATAGTACGGATTTCGTTATTAATGAAGATGCCAATCTTGAAGAAGAGGACGATGATGATTTAGAAAATGATCTTGACGATGAAGATGACGAAGATCAAGATTCTGAAGAAAGTATTAAGAAAGAAAGAGACAGTTATGATAACGAATAATGATATTCTCTTACAGCAAGCCGCCTAATTTAGGCGGCTTCTTTATTTATATGGCCTTAAACAGGCAGATAAATCCAAAAAGTTGTTCCTTCTTCAGGAATACTGGTGAAGTTAATAATTCCGTTATGATTTTCAATAATACGTCTGCAGAGAGCAAGACCTATACCATTTCCGCCATACTGATCTCTTTGGTGCAGACGCTGGAACATATCAAAAATACGGCTTGAATATTCATTATTCATTCCGATACCATTATCTGCAATCGAGATTACGTGAAAGTTACCTACAGGAGCAGCCTGATCAAAAGATCTTTCGCTGCTAGCTGAGATTTCTTGATAAGATATAGTTACCGCTGGTTGTAAAGTATTAAATTTTAACGCATTATTTATCAAATTATAAAATAACTGACGAAGCTGAGGTTCAAGCCCAGTCACAGTTGGAAGCACATTTACGTTTACAATTGCATTTTTTTCTTCGATAATCAGGCTTAAATCATCTAAAGTTTCTGAGATGACTTCATTAAGATCAACTTTGCCAATAAATTTGTCATGATTATTAATACGCGAGTAATTCAGTACATCTGATATTAAATTGGACAATCGGCCCGCAGCAGAGGTTATTTTATCAAAATAATACAGTTGTTTCTGCTCTTCAGTCAGATGTTCTGATGCGCGTGACAGCATGATCATAATTTTTCGAAGTGGTTCCTGCAGGTCATGACTGGCTATAAAAGCAAATTGCTCCAGCTCTTTATTTTTGAATTTTAATTTTGAATTTGCACTTTCGAGCTCAAGCTGAATCTCCTTTAATTCTGAATTGTCTTTTAGGGCTTCAACAATCATTTTCTGAGCATTATTATTTACAAAATAAATAAGCCAGCTGCTAAAAGAACCATCTTCAGATTTATTAGGTATAATAGAAACATTATGCCAGATATAATAATCATCTTTTTTAATTCTAATATCTGCCGAAAAATCTCCTCTAATCTTTTTGGCTCTGCTCCATCCTTCAATCAAAAGATCTATATCATCATCATGTATAAAAGTACTTATGCTTTTTTTATCAAAAGAACTAAAAGGTGCTGTTAAATAGGCTTCGAAGGCATTATTTGAAAGCAGTACATTATTGCGGTCATTTACAATACAGATTAAAACAGGAATAGTGTCAACTAATTTTCTATAGCGATTTTCACTTTCTCCAAGCTTTTCGGAAAGTGCTACAAGCTCAATATTCTTTTTTCTGATTTCATCATAAGCAGATATTGGCGGTTCGTATTTAAAGTAGTCTACCAATGTCTTTATTTTTGCATCTGAAAGAAGTCCTGGTGAAGGCACTTGATGACTGAGAGTGGTTTTTGAATGGTTATCTGTATAAATATATTCTATATTTCCAGATATTTTGGCTGCATATTTATACGCCTCGGGATTGCATTTTTTCAGATCAACCTCATCCGTAAGAACAGCCAATATCTCTTTTTGAGTAGCTCTGATAATATTAATTCCTAATACCAGTACAGAGTTTTTTCCATTAGCTATGGAACATCTTGCTACTTCTGAAACTGCTGTCGAAAATCTGGTTTGAGCCTGTAAAGGCATGCCACACATTTCCGCAATTTTCATTGAACGCTTATGGGCCAGTATAAGGTCCATTTCATTATCAAGATTAATTTTTACAATTTCCTTCATGATCCCTAAAATATTTTTCCAACCAAAA contains:
- a CDS encoding PAS domain S-box protein, translated to MQLSKKEFENSFLKNGGELGTLVREMKWSNTSLGETESWPNSLRTALSIMFGSSIPMFVVWGKDKIFFYNDSFRPFLSGTEKHPHALGKSLKETLPLEWKSVSDAIYNMIDDGISRSESNIVTVLNRNNVSQRVYLTLGYSTIFNSNNTIEGVFVTCTENSAIIPDLIESGSVRSQLNSVLMQSNAGIAQANIEGRVIEVNDRYCQMLGYSREEILKMNLGELTHPDDLENNMILLKDCIANGKDFLITKRYICKDGSVIWVNNSISLVKDVAGEKYITAIAIDITAEKEKEKQLQVSELRFRALIEKAPVGTALFRSSEFYIELVNDAMMEYWSKDIAIIGKKIKEVFSGKDYEDLYRKLNEVYVTGEEYKISGIRIRNEKSNLEQYFDYSLTPLRDEKNTVYAILVMASDVTSSFRAQQEIIARQDELVTMFEQSPVGIATISIEEDLIFQNANKFYCELVGRQPHEIIGKPLLEALPELKGQGFDDLLRQVIQTGNAYIAKEVEVELLRKGRLEDVYVDLTYQLNNNALGDATVLLVVATDVTQQVLSRREVEESETKLKTLIAAAPAGIGLFVGRDLIIEYPNQTFIDIVGKGPDIKGLPLREAMPELITEGQAYLKILDDIFTTGVPFISPASLVKINQNGVLNDNYYNISYTPLRNKAGEIYAILDIAIDVTAQVMAQKAMEDSEAHLQLLRDTVPAMIFYLDEEQRYQTYNSVFMEWFSVNEHEAIGKSVREFLGEAAYAKTLPHLEVAYGGEQEKYEMFAPSRMGVTRWLSIVYTPHKNNEGKVIGLIVHATDITQSKLTEIALRESESKLRSVLAAAPVSISLFVGEDLIIENANEPFIKKINKGDSIEQQSLITVLEGSSPEFIKAVQEVYRSGEHLAANGVADIHTTEETPQYHNISLTPLMDSKGEVYAVLYVSSDVTTEINAIKKIEQAEEALRSAVELAQLGTWSMDVNTRMSTVSERHAEMFGLNGTHVSSQDIQALIKPSDHKRVTEAFFAAQQAGSSGKYEAEYRIIHGESGKEKVIHAVGQTYFDIEGKPLTISGTAQDITIQRELQLELEIEVALRTRELENVLQELQASNLDLEQTNYALKHSNEELAQFAYVASHDLQEPLRKIRIFAGLLQEENSGRNPKTLVEKIAFSAARMSQLISDLLSFSRLIQPEKSLQPVDLNKVIENIWTDFELAIEEKKAVIEMGKLPVVQAVGLQMNQLFYNLMSNSLKFTNPEVIPQIKVSSTLVSREYVAQFTDSPLVLGEYHHISFTDNGIGFKEDYKNKIFEIFKRLHGQNIFPGSGIGLALCRRIVMNHQGVLFAESQLGEGCTFHIFLPDFPKDRNSI
- a CDS encoding catalase; the encoded protein is MKNFQDEKQRDLSINKSDGTNKFLTTDQGLRINDDNNSLKAGERGPSLLEDFILREKITHFDHERIPERIVHARGSGAHGFFEVTNPIPELTKAGFLKAKGLKTPVFARFSTVAGSRGSTDLARDARGFAVKFYTQEGIYDLVANNIPVFFIQDAAKFPDLIHAVKPEPHNEMPQAASAHDTFWDFISLMPESMHMIMWVMSDRAIPRSYRMMEGFGVHTFRLINEREESVFVKFHWKPKLGTHAVAWDEAQKISGKNPDFHREDLWEAIEMGNFPEWELGVQVIPAEDENKYEFDLLDPTKLVPEELVPVTIVGRMVLNKNPDNFFAETEQIAFHPGHIVPGIDFSNDPLLQGRLFSYTDTQLSRLGSPNFHEIPINRSVAPVHNNQRDGHMRQEINKGRVSYHPNSLGGGCPYQAKIEQGGFASFNERVDAHKVRERSESFNDHFGQAKLFFNSQTPEEKSHIVKALRFELGKVETTAIRVRMLGLLSQIDTTLAEKVALGLGATVPPILETPINKGVSPENEGGPQEPQTVESSVSASEALSMIKNPTNSPTIASRKVAIICSDGVSEAAVLNMKKALKKEDAKGCIIAPHLGSIITDSDGAIAAEFSFLTASSVLFDAVYIPHGLGLNALAENEDLLEFVNDAYKHCKVIGADGEASEIISSAPFASKITNDDAGIIITSDVATEGFAQDFIAAMTMHRFWQREPNLYN
- a CDS encoding ferritin-like domain-containing protein, producing MKNSEKPIENKAAKNNKNFVEPASDAATELKDLFINSLKDIYWAENALVGALPKMADNATDPGLASAVLEHLDVTKNQVKRLEQVFDLLGEKAEGKKCEAMAGLLKEGDSILLETTPGAVRDAGIIAASQKIEHYEIATYGTLVAFAKTLGENDAAKLLTQTLAEEKEADCILNDVALNAVNIVAAE
- a CDS encoding ATP-binding protein; translation: MKEIVKINLDNEMDLILAHKRSMKIAEMCGMPLQAQTRFSTAVSEVARCSIANGKNSVLVLGINIIRATQKEILAVLTDEVDLKKCNPEAYKYAAKISGNIEYIYTDNHSKTTLSHQVPSPGLLSDAKIKTLVDYFKYEPPISAYDEIRKKNIELVALSEKLGESENRYRKLVDTIPVLICIVNDRNNVLLSNNAFEAYLTAPFSSFDKKSISTFIHDDDIDLLIEGWSRAKKIRGDFSADIRIKKDDYYIWHNVSIIPNKSEDGSFSSWLIYFVNNNAQKMIVEALKDNSELKEIQLELESANSKLKFKNKELEQFAFIASHDLQEPLRKIMIMLSRASEHLTEEQKQLYYFDKITSAAGRLSNLISDVLNYSRINNHDKFIGKVDLNEVISETLDDLSLIIEEKNAIVNVNVLPTVTGLEPQLRQLFYNLINNALKFNTLQPAVTISYQEISASSERSFDQAAPVGNFHVISIADNGIGMNNEYSSRIFDMFQRLHQRDQYGGNGIGLALCRRIIENHNGIINFTSIPEEGTTFWIYLPV